In Arcobacter ellisii, a genomic segment contains:
- the flgG gene encoding flagellar basal-body rod protein FlgG — protein MIRGLYTAATGMNSMQHQIDVTSNNIANVNTTAFKQDRAEFQDLMYETLNYTAGRTTQTTLNPTGIDVGLGVRISNIQKNFTEGDLKTTSNTFDLAIEGKGFFQITLPSGETAYTRNGNFKLNADGSIVNGNGYLLSPEITVPDNVTDVTIGKDGTVTATDAQTGDTVDLGEITLADFINPAGLIPLGESLYMQSDASGDVLEGNPGEEQFGSVQQGMIELSNVKLVNEMVDLITAQRAYEANSKAITTADSMLDTVNRLKN, from the coding sequence CTGCTGCAACTGGGATGAATTCTATGCAACATCAAATTGATGTTACTTCAAATAATATCGCAAACGTTAATACAACTGCTTTTAAACAAGATAGAGCCGAATTTCAAGATTTAATGTATGAAACATTAAATTATACAGCTGGAAGAACAACTCAAACAACACTAAATCCTACAGGTATTGATGTTGGATTAGGGGTAAGAATCTCAAATATCCAAAAAAACTTCACAGAAGGTGATTTAAAAACAACATCAAATACTTTTGACTTAGCAATAGAAGGAAAAGGATTCTTTCAAATTACACTACCTAGTGGTGAAACTGCTTATACAAGAAATGGTAATTTTAAATTAAATGCTGATGGTTCAATTGTAAACGGAAATGGTTATTTATTATCTCCTGAAATAACTGTTCCTGATAATGTAACTGATGTAACTATAGGTAAAGATGGAACTGTAACAGCAACAGATGCTCAAACTGGTGATACAGTTGACTTGGGAGAAATTACCCTTGCTGATTTTATAAATCCAGCTGGATTAATTCCTCTTGGTGAATCTTTATATATGCAAAGTGATGCTTCAGGAGATGTTTTAGAAGGAAATCCAGGAGAGGAACAATTTGGAAGTGTTCAACAAGGGATGATAGAACTTTCTAATGTAAAATTAGTTAATGAAATGGTTGATTTAATTACAGCTCAAAGGGCATATGAAGCAAATTCAAAAGCAATTACAACTGCTGATAGTATGCTTGACACGGTGAATAGATTAAAAAATTAA
- the rimM gene encoding ribosome maturation factor RimM (Essential for efficient processing of 16S rRNA) has product MNNSNVYVAKLGKAVGLQGHLRLFIDSDFPEQFKKGAVFTTNRNLQLKVLEYNSSRELVKFENYEDVDTAKKLTNQELYSTIEQTKENCKLGKNEFFWFDLISCEVFENDLKLGKVKEIQRYPLNDYLEITTYIELVNKGYPKVFLIPHIFDKFVLNIDIENKRINVINSFDILENS; this is encoded by the coding sequence ATGAATAATAGTAATGTATATGTTGCAAAACTTGGAAAAGCAGTAGGTCTGCAAGGTCATTTAAGACTTTTTATAGACTCTGATTTTCCAGAGCAATTTAAAAAGGGCGCTGTTTTTACTACAAATCGAAATCTTCAACTAAAAGTTTTAGAGTATAACTCTTCAAGGGAACTTGTAAAATTTGAAAATTATGAAGATGTTGACACTGCAAAAAAACTTACAAATCAAGAATTATATTCAACAATTGAACAAACAAAAGAGAATTGTAAACTAGGTAAAAATGAATTTTTTTGGTTTGATTTAATCTCATGTGAAGTTTTTGAAAATGATTTAAAATTAGGTAAAGTAAAAGAGATACAAAGATATCCACTAAATGATTATTTAGAAATCACAACTTATATTGAACTTGTGAATAAAGGTTATCCAAAAGTCTTTTTAATACCTCATATTTTCGATAAATTTGTTTTAAATATTGATATTGAAAACAAAAGAATTAATGTAATTAACTCTTTTGATATTTTAGAAAACTCTTAA
- a CDS encoding KH domain-containing protein, producing the protein MITKFIENYAKLIVGVPEDVTVTKELIDDNFAEITISVNSVDIGKLIGKNGNMINALKTMANGCKAKDGVSYKIQVVVK; encoded by the coding sequence ATGATTACTAAATTCATAGAAAATTATGCAAAACTAATTGTTGGAGTACCAGAAGATGTTACTGTAACTAAAGAGTTAATTGATGATAATTTTGCTGAGATAACAATAAGTGTAAACAGTGTTGATATTGGAAAACTTATTGGTAAAAATGGGAATATGATTAATGCTTTAAAAACTATGGCAAATGGTTGCAAGGCAAAAGATGGTGTTTCGTATAAAATACAAGTTGTAGTAAAATAA
- the rpsP gene encoding 30S ribosomal protein S16 — protein MTVIRLTRMGRNKKPFYRIVVTDSRKRRDSGWIESIGYFNPVVEPKVLKIDEERYNYWLSVGAKPSEKVKKLASK, from the coding sequence ATGACAGTAATTAGATTAACAAGAATGGGAAGAAATAAAAAACCATTTTACAGAATCGTTGTAACAGATTCAAGAAAAAGAAGAGATTCAGGATGGATTGAATCAATTGGTTATTTCAACCCAGTAGTTGAGCCAAAAGTTTTAAAAATTGATGAAGAAAGATATAACTATTGGTTAAGTGTTGGTGCTAAACCATCTGAAAAAGTTAAAAAATTAGCTTCAAAATAA
- the ffh gene encoding signal recognition particle protein — MFDSITGSIRNAVNKIRHQDDVAALTKATTELKKALLKADVHHKTTKELINAIELQTKNAGIGQDSFLRALKSELTTLLTTSGNQGFVFSSTPPTVVLMTGLQGSGKTTTTGKLANYLKTRKKKVLVAACDLQRLAAVEQLKQIAAQIDVDIYFDDVEKDPIKIALAAKEKATKEHYDVLLVDTAGRLAIDEELMLQLKNIKDAVKPNEIFYVADSLTGHDATKTATTFKEKIGIDGVILSKYDGDTKGGVALSIAHQVEVPLRFIGIGEKMPDLEVFIPDRIVSRLLGLGDIEGLAEKTSAIIDEKKAKEVSKKIKKGQFNFNDFLEQLSMMSKLGSMKSIIGMIPGLSQMAGPLKDMDFENSAEIKRIKALISSMTLKEREDPELMNASRKKRIAKGSGLSEVQINKILKQFKNASKMAKQLSTKGGMKGLQNMLSQMGPGGMPKIPR; from the coding sequence TTGTTTGATTCAATAACAGGCTCAATAAGAAATGCAGTAAATAAAATAAGACATCAAGATGATGTTGCGGCTTTAACAAAAGCTACAACAGAATTAAAAAAAGCTTTATTAAAAGCTGATGTTCATCATAAAACTACAAAAGAACTTATAAATGCAATTGAATTACAAACAAAAAATGCAGGAATTGGACAAGACTCTTTTTTAAGAGCTTTAAAAAGTGAATTAACTACCCTTTTAACAACATCTGGAAATCAAGGTTTTGTTTTTTCTTCAACTCCACCAACAGTAGTTTTAATGACAGGACTTCAAGGTTCAGGTAAAACTACAACAACAGGTAAATTAGCAAACTATTTAAAAACAAGAAAGAAAAAAGTTTTAGTAGCTGCTTGTGATTTACAAAGACTTGCTGCTGTTGAGCAATTAAAACAAATAGCAGCTCAAATTGATGTTGATATATATTTTGATGATGTAGAAAAAGATCCAATTAAAATTGCATTAGCAGCAAAAGAAAAAGCTACAAAAGAACACTATGATGTGCTTTTAGTTGATACTGCTGGGCGACTTGCAATTGATGAAGAGCTAATGCTTCAATTAAAAAATATAAAAGATGCAGTTAAACCAAATGAAATCTTTTATGTTGCAGATTCTTTAACTGGACATGATGCTACAAAAACAGCAACAACTTTTAAAGAAAAAATTGGAATAGATGGAGTTATTTTATCAAAATATGATGGTGATACAAAAGGTGGAGTTGCTTTATCAATTGCTCACCAAGTTGAAGTTCCATTAAGATTTATTGGTATTGGTGAAAAAATGCCAGACCTTGAAGTTTTTATTCCTGATAGAATTGTTTCAAGACTTTTAGGACTTGGAGATATTGAAGGACTTGCTGAAAAAACTTCTGCAATTATAGATGAGAAAAAAGCAAAAGAAGTAAGTAAAAAAATTAAAAAAGGTCAATTTAATTTCAATGACTTTTTAGAACAACTTTCAATGATGAGTAAATTAGGTTCTATGAAATCTATTATTGGAATGATTCCAGGTCTTTCACAAATGGCTGGACCTTTAAAAGATATGGATTTTGAAAACTCAGCTGAAATAAAAAGAATTAAAGCTCTAATTAGCTCTATGACATTAAAAGAGAGAGAAGACCCTGAACTTATGAATGCAAGTAGAAAGAAAAGAATTGCAAAAGGTTCTGGTTTATCTGAAGTCCAAATAAATAAAATTTTGAAGCAATTTAAAAATGCTTCAAAAATGGCTAAACAACTTTCTACTAAAGGTGGGATGAAAGGTTTACAAAATATGTTGTCTCAAATGGGACCTGGTGGAATGCCAAAAATTCCAAGATAA
- a CDS encoding pseudouridine synthase family protein — protein MAVTYDKAYKLLAQQEKISNSKAKELIDRGVVKVGDKKVLIARGEIRSDTKFTIKEINKIKVIFEDKDILVVDKPAFLTADDVAKKYEGAILLNRLDKETSGVMMFAKNEEFQKKAIKEFQANRVYKEYVAIVEGKVVDEIEIDKPILTTKDRGMAKSKIDAKRGKPAKSTVYPLLVEGNKSKIKIVIESGRTHQIRVHLNSVGLPIIGDAIYGRVSSNVNRVLLHSKVTKIFDYTFEANEPKEFRVYDFN, from the coding sequence ATGGCTGTAACATATGATAAAGCGTACAAATTATTAGCTCAGCAAGAAAAAATATCAAATTCTAAAGCAAAAGAGTTGATAGATAGAGGTGTTGTAAAAGTTGGAGATAAAAAAGTTTTAATTGCTCGTGGAGAAATTAGAAGTGATACAAAATTTACAATAAAAGAGATAAATAAAATCAAAGTAATTTTTGAAGATAAAGATATTTTAGTTGTAGATAAACCAGCATTTTTAACAGCTGATGATGTTGCTAAAAAATATGAAGGAGCAATATTATTAAACAGACTTGATAAAGAGACAAGTGGTGTAATGATGTTTGCAAAAAATGAAGAGTTTCAAAAAAAAGCTATCAAAGAGTTCCAAGCAAATAGAGTTTATAAAGAGTATGTAGCTATTGTTGAAGGAAAAGTTGTTGATGAAATTGAAATAGATAAACCAATTCTGACAACAAAAGATAGAGGAATGGCTAAATCTAAAATAGATGCAAAAAGAGGAAAACCTGCAAAGAGTACAGTTTATCCACTTTTAGTTGAAGGAAATAAATCTAAAATTAAAATTGTAATTGAATCAGGAAGAACACATCAAATTAGAGTTCATCTTAATTCTGTTGGATTACCAATTATTGGAGATGCTATTTACGGAAGAGTAAGTTCTAATGTAAATAGAGTTTTACTACATTCAAAAGTTACAAAAATATTTGACTATACATTTGAAGCAAATGAACCAAAAGAGTTCAGAGTGTATGATTTTAATTAA
- the waaA gene encoding lipid IV(A) 3-deoxy-D-manno-octulosonic acid transferase translates to MSLFSIFYYLVLSVIYILAIPYLIFKSQSSKYKKAIPAKFFLKNNSRFKENGIWFHSCSMGETKAIKPLIENYKEQANISVITNTGFEEAKSINQNVKYLPFEIFLPFWINRQKVLVVMEAELWYMLFLIAKNKGAKTFLINARISDKSYNSYKKFSFFYKKIFENIDKVFAQSEIDKVRLEELGAKNIEVIGNIKLAQLPQKKIDLKKPSGILITAASTHENEEELIINSYKKEFGKLVIVPRHPERFLKVDLLLREFTKEKNFSYHKYSQKEDFESDIILVDKMGILNDIYAISDVVILGGAFEKIGGHNPIEPAFFGCKLISGKNIFNQKSLFECIKNYYLIEKDEIGDYLGKIGVLEKPVLTKAGSIEPIIKEIDKWL, encoded by the coding sequence TTGAGCCTTTTTAGTATATTTTATTACTTAGTTTTAAGTGTTATTTATATACTTGCAATTCCTTATTTAATATTTAAGTCACAAAGTTCTAAATATAAAAAAGCAATTCCAGCAAAGTTTTTTTTAAAAAATAATTCAAGATTTAAAGAAAATGGTATTTGGTTTCACTCTTGTTCAATGGGTGAAACTAAAGCTATCAAACCTTTAATTGAAAATTATAAAGAACAAGCTAATATTTCTGTAATTACAAATACAGGATTTGAAGAAGCTAAATCAATAAATCAAAATGTAAAATATCTTCCCTTTGAAATTTTTTTACCTTTTTGGATAAATAGACAAAAAGTTTTAGTAGTTATGGAAGCTGAACTTTGGTATATGCTTTTTTTAATTGCAAAAAATAAAGGTGCAAAAACTTTTTTAATAAATGCAAGAATCTCAGATAAATCATATAATTCATATAAAAAATTTAGTTTTTTTTATAAAAAAATATTTGAAAATATTGATAAAGTTTTTGCACAAAGTGAAATTGATAAAGTTAGATTAGAAGAGTTAGGTGCAAAAAATATTGAAGTAATTGGAAATATTAAATTAGCACAATTACCACAAAAAAAGATAGATTTAAAAAAGCCAAGTGGGATTTTAATAACAGCTGCAAGTACTCATGAAAATGAAGAAGAGTTGATTATAAATTCATATAAAAAAGAGTTTGGGAAATTGGTAATTGTTCCCAGACATCCTGAACGTTTTTTAAAAGTTGATTTATTATTAAGGGAATTTACAAAAGAAAAAAATTTTTCTTATCATAAATATAGCCAAAAAGAGGATTTTGAATCTGATATAATATTAGTTGATAAAATGGGAATTTTAAATGATATTTATGCAATCTCTGATGTAGTGATTTTAGGTGGAGCATTTGAAAAAATAGGTGGGCATAATCCAATTGAACCTGCATTTTTTGGTTGTAAGTTGATTAGTGGAAAAAATATATTTAATCAAAAATCTCTTTTTGAGTGTATTAAAAACTATTATTTAATAGAAAAAGATGAAATTGGTGATTATTTAGGAAAAATTGGTGTGTTAGAAAAACCAGTTTTAACAAAAGCAGGTTCGATTGAACCTATAATAAAGGAGATAGATAAATGGCTGTAA
- a CDS encoding zinc ribbon domain-containing protein, whose translation MNKYLQDLIKLSKFDTAISMFEPKIENEKAKLATFVETAATIKASINSIYLEVDDVKSKRTKNNIHLAELKTKLENIAKKNKDVHNEKELKALQLEEEIAKEQIAFANEEIDRLDNLAKNKEATLKELQEKLAAEEEDIKEIQVAVDNTIEEINKERNVVYQERSELLEKFDNKILTFYEKIKRWAKDSAVVPVKKQACYGCFMKINDKTYAEVIKAEEIINCPHCGRILYKEAEELEA comes from the coding sequence TTGAATAAGTATTTACAGGATTTAATCAAATTATCAAAATTTGATACAGCAATTAGTATGTTTGAGCCAAAAATTGAAAATGAAAAAGCTAAGTTAGCAACATTTGTTGAAACGGCAGCAACAATCAAAGCATCAATTAACTCAATTTATTTAGAAGTTGATGATGTAAAATCAAAAAGAACAAAAAACAACATTCATTTAGCAGAATTAAAAACTAAGTTAGAAAATATTGCTAAAAAAAATAAAGATGTTCATAATGAAAAAGAGTTAAAAGCTCTACAATTAGAAGAAGAGATAGCAAAAGAACAAATTGCATTTGCAAATGAAGAGATTGATAGATTAGATAATCTTGCAAAAAACAAAGAAGCAACTTTAAAAGAGTTACAAGAGAAATTAGCAGCTGAAGAAGAAGATATAAAAGAGATTCAAGTTGCAGTTGATAATACAATTGAAGAAATCAATAAAGAAAGAAATGTTGTATATCAAGAAAGAAGTGAATTATTAGAGAAATTTGATAATAAAATTTTAACTTTCTATGAAAAAATTAAAAGATGGGCTAAAGATTCAGCTGTTGTTCCTGTAAAAAAACAAGCTTGTTATGGTTGTTTTATGAAAATAAATGATAAAACTTATGCAGAAGTAATTAAAGCAGAAGAGATTATAAATTGTCCACACTGTGGAAGAATTCTTTATAAAGAAGCTGAAGAACTAGAGGCTTAA
- a CDS encoding Nif3-like dinuclear metal center hexameric protein: protein MKLQEIYDVLNEISPFELQEKWDNSGLLVGSKNDEIENIYISIDLDEELVANIKEKSLVITHHPLIFSGIKRVNFDTYSTKILKELIKKDIALISMHTNIDKTHLNRYVVEEILGFKIKNSLEFISSCDVNMNFDELVKYISKKLGLKTIKAVKCSDFIKTIAIVTGSGMSLIDQVQADCFLTGDIKYHDAMEAKARGLSLIDIRHYESERYFSTLLEGLLEEYLKKNKLKAIITASKNPFEFFIEGETVE from the coding sequence TTGAAACTTCAAGAAATTTATGATGTTTTAAATGAAATTTCTCCTTTTGAGCTACAAGAAAAATGGGATAACTCAGGTTTACTTGTAGGTTCAAAAAATGATGAAATTGAGAATATTTATATTAGTATAGATTTAGATGAAGAGTTAGTAGCTAATATAAAAGAAAAATCTTTAGTTATTACTCATCATCCTTTAATTTTTTCTGGAATTAAAAGAGTAAATTTTGATACATATAGTACAAAAATTTTAAAAGAGTTAATAAAAAAAGATATAGCATTGATTTCAATGCATACAAATATTGATAAAACACATTTAAACAGATATGTAGTTGAAGAGATTTTAGGCTTTAAGATAAAAAATTCATTAGAGTTTATTTCATCTTGTGATGTAAATATGAATTTTGATGAGTTAGTAAAATACATATCAAAAAAATTGGGTTTAAAAACAATAAAAGCTGTAAAATGTAGTGATTTTATAAAAACAATTGCAATAGTTACAGGTTCTGGTATGTCTTTAATAGACCAAGTTCAAGCAGATTGTTTTTTAACAGGTGATATAAAATATCATGATGCTATGGAAGCAAAAGCTAGAGGATTATCACTTATTGACATAAGACACTATGAAAGTGAAAGATATTTTAGTACCTTGTTAGAGGGACTTTTAGAAGAATATTTGAAAAAAAATAAATTAAAAGCTATAATAACAGCTTCAAAAAATCCATTTGAGTTTTTTATAGAAGGAGAAACGGTTGAATAA
- the glyQ gene encoding glycine--tRNA ligase subunit alpha, which produces MITFSQMLLKLQEFWANQGCNIVQPYDIPAGAGTFHPATLLRSLDSTPWSTAYVAPSRRPTDGRYGENPNRLGAYYQFQVLIKPSPDNIQDLYLQSLEFLGLDVSRHDIRFVEDNWESPTLGAWGLGWEVWLDGMEVTQFTYFQQVGGLACDPVAVEITYGTERLAMYLQGVDSVFDIVWNENQFGKTTYADVHKEGEYEFSKYNFEVANTQMLFRHFDDAFAECKSCLEAGLPLPAYDQCMIASHAFNTLDARKAISVTERQNYILKVRELAQGCAVLYKEQEPERLKRIGR; this is translated from the coding sequence ATGATTACATTTTCACAAATGCTATTAAAATTACAAGAATTTTGGGCAAATCAAGGTTGTAATATTGTTCAGCCTTATGATATTCCTGCTGGAGCTGGAACATTTCATCCAGCTACACTTTTAAGAAGTTTAGATTCAACTCCTTGGAGTACAGCATATGTAGCACCAAGTAGAAGACCAACTGATGGAAGATATGGAGAAAATCCAAATAGATTAGGTGCTTATTATCAATTTCAAGTTTTAATAAAACCAAGTCCAGATAATATTCAAGATTTATATCTACAATCTTTGGAATTTTTAGGTTTAGATGTTTCAAGACATGATATTAGATTTGTTGAAGATAACTGGGAATCACCAACACTTGGAGCTTGGGGACTTGGTTGGGAAGTATGGCTTGATGGAATGGAGGTTACACAATTTACATATTTCCAACAAGTTGGAGGTTTAGCTTGTGACCCTGTTGCTGTTGAAATTACTTATGGAACAGAAAGACTTGCCATGTATTTACAAGGTGTTGATTCTGTATTTGATATAGTTTGGAATGAAAATCAATTTGGTAAAACAACTTATGCTGATGTTCATAAAGAGGGAGAGTATGAGTTCTCAAAATATAATTTTGAAGTAGCGAATACTCAAATGTTATTTAGACATTTTGATGATGCTTTTGCTGAATGTAAATCTTGTTTAGAAGCAGGTCTTCCTCTTCCTGCCTATGACCAATGTATGATTGCAAGTCATGCTTTTAATACACTTGATGCAAGAAAAGCGATTTCTGTAACTGAAAGACAAAATTATATTCTGAAGGTTAGAGAATTAGCTCAAGGTTGTGCTGTTTTATATAAAGAACAAGAACCTGAAAGATTAAAAAGAATAGGAAGATAA
- a CDS encoding glutaredoxin domain-containing protein, translated as MKPIALFTLPNCKWCEEAKFYFKSKKLKYNLIDLSKNKQALQDCQKHCSGAPVILIGNRWICGFDKNKINKELGIK; from the coding sequence ATGAAGCCAATTGCACTATTTACTTTACCAAATTGTAAATGGTGTGAGGAAGCAAAATTTTATTTCAAAAGCAAAAAACTAAAATATAACCTTATAGATTTATCTAAAAATAAACAAGCATTACAAGATTGTCAAAAACATTGTTCTGGTGCTCCCGTAATTTTAATAGGAAATAGATGGATTTGTGGTTTTGACAAAAATAAAATAAATAAAGAGTTAGGAATTAAATAG
- the purE gene encoding 5-(carboxyamino)imidazole ribonucleotide mutase, with protein sequence MNFISILMGSKSDYEIMKHCADTFEKFNVKYELVVSSAHRSPERTKIYIKEAEEKGAVAFIAAAGMAAHLAGAVAASTTKPVIGVPMKGGAMDGMDAMLSTVQMPAGMPVGTVALGRSGAVNAAYLAMQILAITDKELSTKLKEDRIVQAKKVESDSKDVEVIL encoded by the coding sequence ATGAATTTTATATCAATATTAATGGGTAGTAAATCAGATTATGAAATTATGAAACATTGTGCTGATACATTTGAAAAATTTAATGTAAAGTATGAGCTAGTTGTATCTTCAGCACACAGAAGTCCAGAAAGAACTAAAATTTATATCAAAGAAGCAGAAGAAAAAGGTGCTGTTGCATTTATTGCTGCTGCTGGAATGGCTGCTCACTTAGCTGGTGCAGTTGCTGCAAGTACAACAAAACCTGTAATTGGTGTACCTATGAAAGGTGGAGCAATGGATGGTATGGATGCTATGCTTTCAACTGTTCAAATGCCTGCTGGAATGCCTGTTGGAACAGTAGCACTTGGAAGAAGTGGAGCTGTTAATGCTGCGTATTTAGCTATGCAAATTTTAGCTATTACAGATAAAGAGTTATCAACAAAATTAAAAGAAGATAGAATCGTTCAAGCTAAAAAAGTTGAAAGTGATTCTAAAGACGTTGAAGTAATTTTATAA
- a CDS encoding peptidase U32 family protein yields MNNQKVELLSPAGNLEKLKIAIKYGADAVYAGVSHFSLRIRAGKEFTFETFKEGIDYAHARGKKVYATINGFPFNSQIDLLKKHIATMAALKPDGFIVAAPGVVRLCREIAPEIDIHLSTQANVLNYLDAQVYWDMGVKRIVVAREISLKDVIEIKKHLPDMEIEIFVHGSMCFAYSGRCLVSAVQMGRVPNRGSCANDCRFQYTLYAANEDHNTLFRLEEEPGVGTYIFNSKDMNLASHIKEILDSGAVDSLKIEGRTKSPYYAAVTAKAYREAIDDYYEGKFEPEKYQKELYTTKNRGFTDAYLIHRPFEKTDSQNHDYALSKGSYEVTGLVTEDEEHFLCKYKVYPNEDIEIFTPMGEELVECENEIGKIFKKDGMYYINFKKILTETNKELESVHSGNVNKIKLPGKLPYLTMFRIENVEDNIVE; encoded by the coding sequence ATGAATAATCAAAAAGTAGAGTTACTTTCACCTGCTGGAAATTTAGAAAAATTAAAAATTGCTATTAAATATGGCGCTGATGCCGTTTATGCAGGAGTTAGTCACTTTAGCTTAAGAATTAGAGCTGGAAAAGAGTTTACGTTTGAAACTTTTAAAGAGGGAATTGATTATGCTCACGCTAGAGGGAAAAAAGTTTATGCAACAATAAATGGATTTCCATTTAATTCTCAAATAGATTTATTGAAAAAACATATTGCTACAATGGCAGCATTAAAGCCTGATGGATTTATCGTTGCAGCGCCAGGTGTTGTAAGACTTTGTCGTGAAATTGCTCCTGAAATTGATATTCATTTATCAACACAAGCAAATGTTTTAAACTATCTTGATGCTCAAGTTTATTGGGATATGGGAGTTAAAAGAATTGTTGTTGCAAGAGAAATTTCATTAAAAGATGTTATTGAAATTAAAAAACATTTACCTGATATGGAAATAGAGATTTTTGTTCATGGTTCTATGTGTTTTGCTTATAGTGGAAGATGTTTAGTAAGTGCTGTTCAAATGGGAAGAGTTCCAAATAGAGGAAGCTGTGCAAATGATTGTAGATTCCAATATACTTTATATGCTGCAAATGAAGACCATAATACGTTATTTAGATTAGAAGAAGAACCAGGTGTTGGAACTTATATTTTTAACTCAAAAGATATGAATTTAGCTTCTCATATAAAAGAGATTTTAGATAGTGGAGCTGTTGATAGTTTAAAAATTGAAGGAAGAACAAAATCTCCTTATTATGCAGCAGTAACTGCAAAAGCTTATAGAGAAGCAATTGATGATTATTATGAAGGTAAATTTGAACCAGAAAAATATCAAAAAGAGTTATATACAACAAAAAATAGAGGTTTTACTGATGCTTATTTAATTCATAGACCTTTTGAGAAAACAGATTCTCAAAATCATGATTATGCTTTAAGTAAAGGTTCTTATGAAGTAACTGGATTAGTGACAGAAGATGAAGAACACTTTTTATGTAAATACAAAGTTTATCCAAATGAAGATATTGAAATCTTTACTCCAATGGGTGAAGAGTTAGTTGAATGTGAAAATGAAATTGGTAAAATTTTCAAAAAAGATGGGATGTATTATATTAATTTCAAAAAGATTTTAACTGAAACAAATAAAGAGTTAGAATCGGTTCATAGTGGTAATGTAAATAAAATCAAATTACCTGGTAAACTTCCTTATTTAACAATGTTTAGAATTGAGAACGTTGAAGATAATATTGTAGAATAA